Proteins found in one Corynebacterium freneyi genomic segment:
- a CDS encoding DUF732 domain-containing protein: MSAVTPRKTGAPRGTGKPGRARAAVLALIGAGALTLAACGGSTVESSEVTDTTSADATTSETSSASSSATSTSESSTTTTRARGEREITEPGATRASSAPDGRMPLSRDDEDFLDALIDDGIDVEGTEDQLIAAGHVHCSAQSETGGDADAAVVEAVAGQIVAQDRTDDDEAAVAESIAKAAESAYC; encoded by the coding sequence ATGAGCGCCGTCACGCCCCGCAAGACCGGCGCGCCGCGCGGCACCGGTAAGCCGGGCCGGGCGCGCGCGGCGGTGCTCGCCCTCATCGGCGCCGGTGCCCTGACCCTCGCGGCGTGCGGCGGCTCGACCGTCGAATCGTCCGAGGTCACCGACACCACCTCCGCCGACGCCACGACGTCGGAGACCAGCTCCGCGTCCAGCTCGGCGACGAGCACCTCCGAATCGTCGACGACCACGACCCGCGCGAGGGGCGAGCGCGAGATCACCGAGCCCGGCGCCACCCGCGCCAGCTCCGCCCCCGACGGCCGCATGCCGCTGTCCCGCGACGACGAGGACTTCCTCGACGCGCTCATCGACGACGGCATCGACGTCGAGGGCACGGAGGACCAGCTCATCGCAGCCGGCCACGTCCACTGCAGCGCCCAATCCGAGACCGGCGGCGACGCCGACGCGGCGGTCGTCGAGGCCGTCGCCGGCCAGATCGTGGCGCAGGACCGCACCGACGACGACGAAGCCGCCGTGGCCGAGTCGATTGCGAAAGCGGCTGAATCGGCGTATTGCTAA
- a CDS encoding alpha/beta hydrolase-fold protein, protein MRDTAHSPRGRWTRVLAALTAIPLAMTLTGAPATASPAEPAADDTGTSAPATSTSTPADDTAPADPAAGEEDATSSSTADDETAQPLQSSLWTPVPGANGQPSPIRETEQNLPNLPGDVSVEKVQWLTERRVMLHINSAAMPGEPVKVDLLLPRDWNRDPDRTFPTIWHLDGMRARDDWNGWTLETNIERYYADKNVIVAMPIGGESSFYTDWNEPDNGKNYQWETFLIDELVPVLREGWRANEDRAVVGLSMGGTAAFNLASHHPELFRFAGSFSGYLDTASRGMPAAIGQAMREASGYDATKMWGPVDSPRWKENDPKSNVDKLKGISLYASAGSGNTGEWDEPSADFPGLPANTAGFGLEVISRMTTETFAQRARAANVPVTLKIRDSGTHSWPYWQFEMNQAWPQLADALQLSDDDRGANCVIGGDIAERIKGFDNLGTCLSPEYETADGGRAQDLTNGRAYWHPRTGAQFVWGRIGARYHEVGGPSSPLGYPTTSEMSTPDGDGRFVHFEHGSIYWTQETGAHLVMGDFMNLWGDEGWEKGRLGYPTSDRRDIPGGVVQDFQGGQIVKSANGAPQIVLGAIGAAYRAGGGPEGAMGFPVSGEMDLRDGKFQRFEHGAIYWSPESGAHGVPAGDISDHWGSTGWENGPFGYPVGPQKQIPAGGLDQEFQGGWIRQINGNIEEAAR, encoded by the coding sequence ATGCGAGATACCGCACACTCCCCCCGGGGCCGCTGGACCCGGGTGCTCGCCGCCCTCACGGCGATCCCGCTGGCCATGACGCTCACCGGAGCGCCGGCCACGGCGTCCCCCGCGGAGCCCGCGGCCGACGACACCGGCACCTCCGCCCCCGCGACGAGCACGTCGACGCCCGCCGACGACACCGCACCCGCCGACCCCGCCGCCGGGGAAGAAGACGCGACGTCGTCAAGCACCGCCGACGACGAGACCGCCCAGCCGCTGCAGTCCTCCCTGTGGACCCCCGTGCCCGGCGCCAACGGCCAGCCGTCGCCCATCCGCGAAACCGAACAGAACCTGCCGAACCTGCCCGGCGACGTCTCGGTGGAAAAGGTGCAGTGGCTCACCGAACGCCGCGTCATGCTGCACATCAACTCCGCCGCCATGCCCGGCGAACCCGTCAAGGTCGACCTGCTGCTGCCCCGCGACTGGAACCGCGACCCCGACCGCACCTTCCCGACCATCTGGCACCTCGACGGCATGCGCGCCCGCGACGACTGGAACGGCTGGACCCTCGAAACCAACATCGAGCGCTACTACGCCGACAAGAACGTCATCGTGGCCATGCCCATCGGCGGCGAATCGTCGTTCTACACCGACTGGAACGAGCCCGACAACGGCAAGAACTACCAGTGGGAAACCTTCCTGATCGACGAACTCGTCCCCGTCCTGCGCGAAGGCTGGCGCGCCAACGAGGACCGCGCCGTCGTCGGCCTGTCCATGGGCGGCACCGCCGCGTTCAACCTCGCCTCCCACCACCCCGAGCTGTTCCGCTTCGCCGGCAGCTTCTCCGGCTACCTGGACACCGCCTCCCGCGGCATGCCCGCCGCCATCGGCCAGGCCATGCGCGAAGCCAGCGGCTACGACGCCACCAAGATGTGGGGGCCGGTCGACTCGCCGCGCTGGAAGGAAAACGACCCGAAGTCCAACGTCGACAAGCTCAAGGGCATCTCGCTGTACGCCTCCGCCGGCAGCGGCAACACCGGCGAATGGGACGAGCCGTCTGCGGACTTCCCCGGCCTGCCCGCCAACACCGCCGGCTTCGGCCTGGAAGTCATCTCCCGCATGACCACCGAGACGTTCGCCCAGCGCGCCCGCGCCGCCAACGTCCCCGTCACGCTGAAGATCCGCGACTCCGGCACCCACTCCTGGCCGTACTGGCAGTTCGAGATGAACCAGGCCTGGCCGCAGCTCGCCGACGCCCTGCAGCTTTCCGACGACGACCGCGGCGCCAACTGCGTCATCGGCGGAGACATCGCCGAGCGCATCAAGGGCTTCGACAACCTGGGCACCTGCCTGTCGCCCGAATACGAAACCGCCGACGGGGGCCGCGCGCAGGACCTGACCAACGGCCGCGCCTACTGGCACCCGCGCACCGGTGCCCAGTTCGTGTGGGGCCGCATCGGCGCCCGCTACCACGAGGTCGGTGGACCGTCGTCGCCGCTGGGCTACCCCACGACCAGCGAAATGTCCACGCCCGACGGCGACGGCCGCTTCGTCCACTTCGAGCACGGCTCCATCTACTGGACCCAGGAAACCGGCGCGCACCTGGTCATGGGCGACTTCATGAACCTCTGGGGCGACGAAGGCTGGGAGAAGGGCCGCCTCGGCTACCCGACGTCCGACCGCCGCGACATCCCCGGCGGCGTCGTCCAGGACTTCCAGGGCGGGCAGATCGTCAAGTCGGCCAACGGTGCGCCGCAGATCGTGCTCGGCGCGATCGGCGCCGCCTACCGCGCCGGCGGCGGCCCCGAGGGCGCGATGGGCTTCCCCGTGAGCGGCGAAATGGATCTGCGCGACGGCAAGTTCCAGCGCTTCGAACACGGCGCCATCTATTGGTCCCCGGAATCCGGTGCGCACGGCGTCCCCGCCGGCGACATCTCCGACCATTGGGGCTCCACCGGCTGGGAGAACGGTCCGTTCGGCTACCCGGTCGGCCCGCAGAAGCAAATCCCGGCCGGCGGCCTGGATCAGGAGTTCCAGGGCGGCTGGATCCGGCAGATCAACGGCAACATCGAGGAGGCTGCGCGATGA
- a CDS encoding alpha/beta hydrolase, giving the protein MSFTAIARGWKAKIVAAMVAVATIFGMMQFAAPEEANAHRGWLRPGCEWDTYNYWVQYCRVYSEAMGKDITVHVRPGIHPNSPGLYLLDGLRARDDWSEYVWTANAPRLFEHDNLTLAIPVGGEASFYTDWNRPAVNSKGEIRNYKWETFLTQELPVYLEQHFQTRRDNNAVAGLSMGGSAAMSLAYNHRDQFKQVSVFSGYFQVSNPVMSTAIAGSQIDQGYEPTAMWGPPGVPTPGHVRNDPSMNLHKMRGLPMFIASANGYPSHWSSPEALLGAPSELPQIGMGIALEGLSRASTVAFEGEARAFGLDPIMHYSPDGIHAWSLWEQDLAKARPHIKAALGV; this is encoded by the coding sequence ATGAGCTTCACCGCAATTGCTCGTGGGTGGAAGGCCAAGATCGTCGCCGCGATGGTCGCCGTGGCCACCATCTTCGGCATGATGCAGTTCGCCGCCCCGGAAGAGGCCAACGCCCACCGCGGCTGGCTGCGCCCCGGCTGCGAATGGGACACCTACAACTACTGGGTGCAGTACTGCAGGGTGTACTCCGAAGCCATGGGCAAGGACATCACCGTCCACGTCCGCCCGGGCATCCACCCCAACAGCCCCGGCCTGTACCTCCTCGACGGCCTGCGCGCCCGCGACGACTGGTCCGAGTACGTCTGGACCGCCAACGCGCCGCGCCTGTTCGAACACGACAACCTCACCCTGGCCATCCCGGTCGGCGGCGAAGCGTCGTTCTACACCGACTGGAACCGCCCGGCCGTCAACTCCAAGGGCGAGATCCGCAACTACAAGTGGGAGACCTTCCTGACCCAGGAACTGCCGGTCTACCTCGAGCAGCACTTCCAGACCCGCCGCGACAACAACGCCGTCGCCGGTCTGTCCATGGGCGGTTCCGCCGCGATGTCGCTGGCGTACAACCACCGCGACCAGTTCAAGCAGGTGTCCGTCTTCTCCGGCTACTTCCAGGTCTCCAACCCGGTGATGTCCACGGCCATCGCCGGCTCGCAGATCGACCAGGGTTACGAGCCGACCGCGATGTGGGGCCCTCCGGGCGTCCCGACCCCGGGCCACGTCCGCAACGATCCGTCCATGAACCTGCACAAGATGCGCGGTCTGCCGATGTTCATCGCCTCGGCCAACGGGTACCCGTCGCACTGGAGCTCGCCGGAAGCGCTTCTGGGGGCACCGTCCGAACTGCCGCAGATCGGCATGGGCATCGCCCTGGAGGGGCTGTCCCGCGCCTCGACCGTGGCGTTCGAGGGGGAGGCCCGCGCCTTCGGCCTGGATCCGATCATGCACTACAGCCCGGATGGCATCCACGCCTGGTCGCTGTGGGAGCAGGACCTGGCCAAGGCCCGCCCGCACATCAAGGCGGCCCTGGGGGTTTAG
- a CDS encoding decaprenyl-phosphate phosphoribosyltransferase, with protein MNLGSEPHTYGIDEPSHPQGQPPKNLLDGMYKALRPKQWVKNVLVIAAPAAAGAEALTDTRTLIDVLIAFIVFCLAASSIYLINDARDVEADRAHPTKRFRPIAAGVLPVTMAYVMAVVLIVAAVGLSFTASSGPGLAIVVSTYIALQLGYCFGWKHQPVIDIALVSSGFMLRAMAGGVAASIVLSQWFLLVAAFGSLFMAAGKRYAELLLAQRSQKKIRKSLEGYTATYLRFVWTLSATAVVLAYSLWGFEMGNRAGGTAAVWYQISMVPFTVAILRYAADVDRGTAGSPDEIALHDRALQALALLWIISIGIAVYAVPML; from the coding sequence CTGAATCTGGGTTCCGAGCCGCACACCTACGGCATCGACGAGCCCTCGCACCCGCAGGGGCAACCGCCGAAGAACCTGCTCGACGGCATGTACAAGGCGCTGCGCCCCAAGCAGTGGGTGAAGAACGTCCTGGTCATCGCCGCACCCGCCGCAGCCGGCGCCGAGGCGTTGACCGACACCCGCACGCTCATCGACGTGCTCATCGCCTTCATCGTGTTCTGCCTGGCGGCGTCGTCGATCTACCTGATCAACGACGCCCGCGACGTAGAGGCCGACCGCGCCCACCCGACCAAGCGCTTCCGCCCCATCGCCGCTGGCGTGCTGCCGGTGACCATGGCCTACGTCATGGCGGTGGTCCTCATCGTCGCCGCCGTCGGCCTGTCCTTCACGGCGTCGTCCGGCCCGGGTCTGGCCATCGTGGTCTCCACGTACATCGCGCTGCAGCTGGGCTACTGCTTCGGCTGGAAGCACCAGCCGGTGATCGACATCGCCCTGGTCAGCTCCGGATTCATGCTGCGCGCGATGGCCGGCGGCGTGGCGGCGTCGATCGTACTGTCCCAGTGGTTCCTGCTCGTCGCGGCGTTCGGCTCACTGTTCATGGCCGCCGGCAAGCGCTACGCCGAACTGCTGCTGGCCCAGCGGTCGCAGAAGAAGATCCGCAAGTCCCTCGAGGGCTACACCGCCACGTACCTGCGCTTCGTGTGGACCCTGTCCGCCACCGCCGTCGTGCTGGCGTACTCCCTGTGGGGCTTCGAGATGGGCAACCGCGCCGGCGGCACCGCCGCCGTTTGGTACCAGATCTCCATGGTCCCGTTCACCGTCGCGATCCTGCGCTACGCCGCCGACGTCGACCGCGGCACCGCCGGCAGCCCCGACGAGATCGCCCTGCACGACCGGGCGCTGCAGGCGCTGGCGCTGCTGTGGATCATCTCCATCGGAATCGCTGTGTACGCCGTGCCCATGCTGTAG
- a CDS encoding phosphatase PAP2 family protein produces MDADDTVIIPPVTGEVALLKSIQDTITDVPGVLPAAKAMSFFGEHAAGWMGLAALGAAVDAERRRGWAVVGVSAFTSHAASVVIKRIVRRKRPHHPGVRVGVGTPSKLSFPSSHATSTTAALVAMSRMGFGPAPLAGVPAIMLSRLVLGVHYPTDVLAGAALGWTTATITDKILGDPGDGDRAATAADGRTAK; encoded by the coding sequence GTGGACGCAGACGACACCGTGATCATCCCGCCCGTCACCGGTGAAGTGGCTTTGTTGAAGTCCATCCAGGACACCATCACCGACGTGCCCGGCGTGCTGCCGGCGGCGAAAGCCATGAGCTTCTTCGGCGAGCACGCCGCCGGCTGGATGGGGCTGGCCGCCCTCGGCGCGGCCGTCGACGCCGAGCGTCGCCGGGGCTGGGCCGTCGTGGGCGTCTCCGCGTTCACGTCGCACGCCGCGTCGGTGGTCATCAAGCGCATCGTGCGCCGCAAGCGGCCCCACCACCCGGGCGTCCGGGTCGGCGTGGGCACCCCGTCGAAGCTGAGCTTCCCGTCGTCCCACGCCACCTCGACCACCGCCGCACTCGTCGCAATGTCGCGCATGGGCTTCGGCCCCGCGCCACTGGCGGGGGTGCCCGCGATCATGCTGTCGCGGCTGGTGCTCGGAGTGCACTATCCGACGGACGTTCTCGCCGGGGCGGCCCTCGGCTGGACGACGGCGACAATCACGGACAAAATCCTCGGGGACCCCGGCGACGGGGACCGGGCGGCGACCGCCGCAGACGGAAGGACAGCCAAGTGA
- a CDS encoding glycosyltransferase gives MSTDVQTGSLAVERLQRILLPKPGEPRDVRSLYLVEPETNAARVVAASRTEASVTAGDEVSFETYFNAFPASYWRRWTSLQEVILRIELSGVARVDVYRSKIDGSRIAVTGRLAGDPANPGERSIVEIPVSLAPFEDGGWIWFDLTCETDVTVHSAAWWSPIAAPDQTYPDGSVHPAPEARVTVGIPTFNRPEDAVAALEALSSDPKVDGIIDAVLMPDQGTRHPADEPGFPAVARHFGDRLRMFPQGNLGGSGGYSRIMYEALGGSDSDPERATDSPFILYMDDDIAIEPDSILRAVAVGRFAKSPMLVGGQMLNLQERSHLHSMGEIVGRHDFMWTSAPHVHYDHDFHAHPLRDRGEHGVNATGETIDSKDLHRRIDVDYNGWWMCLIPRVVAQEIGQPLPLFIKWDDAEYGLRAGRHGYPTATWPGIAIWHMAWSDKDDAIDWQAYFHLRNRLIVAALEHDGSVDGIVRSMQKATAKHLLCLEYSTVAIQNEAMKDFLAGPERLFDILETSLPRINALRKDFPDARVLPTAGDLPRPSGIPGVPVKDIGGRLAPLKKSVWLAKGLLHSLRPHDPVHHETPQANLSPLEARWFSLSRVDGATVTTADGRGVVFRQRDRDKAKKLLGESRALQKQVAERFDEMRRRYRDAHPELTSRERWADVFEQQ, from the coding sequence ATGAGCACAGACGTCCAGACCGGAAGCCTCGCCGTCGAAAGACTGCAGCGGATTCTGCTTCCCAAGCCGGGCGAGCCGCGTGATGTGCGGTCCCTGTACCTCGTCGAACCGGAAACGAACGCCGCCCGCGTCGTCGCGGCGTCGCGGACCGAAGCCTCCGTCACCGCCGGCGACGAAGTCAGCTTCGAGACCTACTTCAACGCCTTCCCCGCCAGCTATTGGCGCCGCTGGACGTCGTTGCAGGAGGTCATCCTGCGCATCGAACTGTCGGGCGTCGCCCGCGTCGACGTGTACCGCTCCAAGATCGACGGCAGCCGCATCGCCGTGACCGGCCGACTCGCCGGCGACCCCGCGAACCCGGGGGAGCGGTCGATCGTGGAAATCCCCGTCTCCCTCGCCCCCTTCGAGGACGGCGGCTGGATCTGGTTCGACCTGACCTGCGAAACCGACGTCACGGTGCACTCCGCCGCGTGGTGGTCGCCCATCGCCGCGCCGGACCAGACTTACCCCGACGGATCCGTGCACCCGGCGCCCGAAGCCCGCGTGACCGTGGGCATCCCCACCTTCAACCGCCCCGAAGACGCCGTCGCCGCACTGGAGGCGCTGTCCTCCGACCCCAAGGTCGACGGCATCATCGACGCGGTGCTCATGCCCGACCAGGGCACCCGCCACCCCGCCGACGAGCCCGGCTTCCCGGCCGTCGCCCGGCACTTCGGTGACCGCCTGCGCATGTTCCCGCAGGGCAACCTGGGCGGCTCGGGCGGCTACTCGCGCATCATGTACGAGGCCCTCGGCGGCTCCGACTCCGATCCGGAGCGCGCCACCGACAGCCCGTTCATCCTTTACATGGACGACGACATCGCCATCGAGCCCGATTCGATCCTGCGCGCCGTCGCCGTCGGGCGCTTCGCCAAGTCCCCGATGCTCGTCGGCGGGCAGATGCTCAACCTGCAGGAACGCAGTCACCTGCATTCAATGGGCGAAATAGTCGGCCGCCACGACTTCATGTGGACCTCGGCCCCGCACGTCCACTACGACCACGACTTCCACGCCCATCCGCTGCGCGACCGCGGCGAGCACGGCGTCAACGCCACCGGCGAGACCATCGACTCCAAGGACCTGCATCGCCGCATCGACGTCGATTACAACGGCTGGTGGATGTGCCTGATCCCGCGCGTCGTCGCGCAGGAGATCGGCCAGCCGCTGCCCCTGTTCATCAAGTGGGACGACGCCGAGTACGGCCTGCGCGCGGGCAGGCACGGCTACCCGACCGCCACCTGGCCCGGCATCGCCATCTGGCACATGGCCTGGTCCGACAAGGACGACGCCATCGACTGGCAGGCCTACTTCCACCTGCGCAACCGACTCATCGTCGCCGCGCTCGAACACGACGGGTCGGTCGACGGCATCGTGCGGTCGATGCAGAAGGCCACCGCCAAGCATCTGCTGTGCCTCGAGTACTCCACCGTCGCCATCCAGAACGAGGCGATGAAGGACTTCCTCGCCGGCCCCGAGCGGCTGTTCGACATCTTGGAGACCTCCCTGCCGCGGATCAACGCCCTGCGCAAGGACTTCCCCGACGCCCGGGTGCTGCCCACCGCCGGCGACCTGCCCCGGCCCAGCGGCATCCCGGGAGTGCCGGTCAAGGACATCGGCGGCCGCCTCGCTCCGCTGAAAAAGTCCGTGTGGCTTGCCAAGGGTCTGCTGCACAGCCTGCGCCCGCACGATCCGGTGCACCACGAGACCCCGCAGGCGAATCTGTCGCCCCTCGAGGCGCGCTGGTTCTCCCTCTCCCGCGTCGACGGCGCGACCGTGACCACGGCCGACGGCCGCGGCGTGGTGTTCCGCCAGCGCGACCGGGACAAGGCGAAGAAGCTGCTCGGTGAATCGCGTGCGCTGCAGAAGCAGGTCGCCGAGCGCTTCGACGAGATGCGCCGCCGCTACCGTGACGCGCACCCCGAGTTGACCAGCCGCGAGAGGTGGGCCGATGTCTTCGAACAGCAGTAG
- a CDS encoding N-acetylmuramoyl-L-alanine amidase, producing MPTRSRINSTAIGRRPFLAGLAATTAAASTVAIANSDVAGSGLRLLETPAPGPVDVHLATQALSDAAAVVVDDAALATRGLIEALHPNRGLVKELRHDREFSMFALTWRDAPEVTAFFRAERPDGTWSEWYAADAQNAPGNEGNGLLGTEPVYVGRTTAVQVSTIGLNVFGENLDDLIDVVKRAGAGDFTGLADLLGPVALHDVQGVFIDGGVTPDGIDPIADDSDVTGMPRVITRAGWGADDSKRPSVVYDDEFRGTCVHHTAGANNYSQAEAPGIVRGIHKYHTVTRGWTDIGYNALVDKYGNIYEGRYGGLTKNVQGAHAGGFNSGTFGISMMGDYSTVHPTTAMINSVGTMIGWRMKVGGVKPIGKTTFTAGGHSTSNWSRGQQVTLNNIFAHREVAYTTCPGNSGYAQMDRIRQIAQAKFDGLSGGVIANERPEGATDIRADLPNGGDTIGGDNSSLGSLIDGLDLPPEAAAAIPALQAMAEGEQVDTFSGGRSILAASLGLAGAPGLGNDAESVLGAVGRNADQGPALADIPVQVEPTTTIDGDDEFAVEWRAVTDGYGDVLGQPLTGVQQGATVPNDTGVADPVRYVKFERGIIVASNATGVHAIWEEIAEAWAKQGFEIGRLGAPTTTQAPNWGADRADFQGGSVTRDGITRAVNVALA from the coding sequence TTGCCGACTCGTAGTCGCATCAATTCCACCGCGATCGGCCGTCGCCCCTTCCTGGCGGGACTGGCGGCGACCACCGCCGCCGCGTCCACCGTGGCCATCGCGAATTCCGACGTCGCGGGCTCCGGCCTGCGCCTGCTGGAGACCCCGGCCCCCGGCCCCGTCGACGTGCACCTGGCCACCCAAGCACTGTCCGACGCCGCCGCCGTCGTCGTCGACGACGCCGCCCTGGCCACCCGGGGCCTGATCGAGGCCCTGCACCCCAACCGTGGCCTGGTCAAGGAACTGCGCCACGACCGCGAATTCTCCATGTTCGCCCTGACCTGGCGCGACGCCCCCGAGGTGACCGCCTTCTTCCGCGCCGAACGTCCGGACGGCACCTGGTCCGAGTGGTACGCCGCCGACGCGCAGAACGCCCCCGGCAACGAGGGCAACGGCCTGCTGGGCACCGAACCGGTGTACGTCGGCCGCACCACCGCCGTACAGGTGTCCACCATCGGGCTCAACGTGTTCGGGGAGAACCTCGACGACCTCATCGACGTCGTCAAGCGCGCCGGCGCCGGCGACTTCACCGGCCTGGCCGACCTTCTCGGCCCCGTTGCACTGCACGACGTGCAGGGCGTGTTCATCGACGGCGGCGTCACCCCCGACGGCATCGACCCCATCGCCGACGACTCCGACGTCACCGGCATGCCGCGCGTGATCACCCGCGCCGGCTGGGGCGCCGACGACTCCAAGCGCCCCTCCGTCGTCTACGACGACGAATTCCGCGGAACCTGCGTCCACCACACCGCCGGCGCGAACAACTACTCGCAGGCCGAGGCCCCCGGCATCGTGCGGGGCATTCACAAGTACCACACCGTCACCCGCGGCTGGACCGACATCGGCTACAACGCGCTGGTCGACAAGTACGGCAACATCTACGAGGGCCGCTACGGCGGGCTGACCAAGAACGTGCAGGGCGCCCACGCCGGCGGCTTCAACTCCGGCACGTTCGGCATCTCGATGATGGGCGACTACTCCACCGTCCATCCGACCACCGCCATGATCAACTCCGTCGGCACCATGATCGGCTGGCGCATGAAGGTCGGCGGCGTCAAGCCGATCGGCAAGACCACCTTCACCGCCGGCGGCCACTCGACCTCCAACTGGTCGCGGGGCCAGCAGGTGACGCTGAACAACATCTTCGCCCACCGCGAGGTCGCCTACACCACCTGCCCGGGCAACTCCGGCTACGCGCAGATGGACCGCATCCGCCAGATCGCGCAGGCGAAGTTCGACGGCCTGTCGGGCGGCGTCATCGCCAACGAGCGCCCCGAGGGGGCCACCGACATCCGCGCCGACCTGCCCAACGGCGGCGACACCATCGGCGGCGACAACTCCAGCCTCGGATCGCTCATCGACGGTCTGGACCTGCCGCCTGAGGCCGCCGCGGCCATTCCGGCCCTGCAGGCGATGGCCGAGGGCGAGCAGGTGGACACCTTCTCCGGCGGCCGCAGCATCCTCGCGGCGTCGCTGGGCCTGGCCGGCGCGCCCGGCCTGGGCAACGACGCCGAGTCGGTGCTCGGCGCGGTCGGCCGCAACGCCGATCAGGGCCCGGCGCTGGCGGACATCCCCGTGCAGGTCGAGCCGACGACGACGATCGACGGCGACGACGAGTTCGCCGTGGAGTGGCGGGCGGTCACCGACGGGTACGGCGACGTCCTCGGCCAGCCGCTGACGGGCGTGCAGCAGGGCGCGACGGTGCCGAACGACACCGGCGTCGCCGACCCGGTGCGCTACGTGAAGTTCGAGCGCGGCATCATCGTCGCCTCCAACGCCACCGGCGTCCACGCGATCTGGGAGGAGATCGCCGAGGCGTGGGCGAAGCAGGGCTTCGAGATCGGCCGTCTCGGCGCGCCGACGACCACGCAGGCCCCGAACTGGGGCGCCGACCGCGCCGATTTCCAGGGCGGCAGCGTCACCCGCGACGGCATCACCCGTGCCGTCAACGTCGCCCTGGCGTAG